A segment of the Pristiophorus japonicus isolate sPriJap1 chromosome 1, sPriJap1.hap1, whole genome shotgun sequence genome:
CTGTGCCAgggtcatattggactattcagccaccaaagaactcactttaggagtggaagcaagtcttcctcgattccgagggactgcctatgatgaaggtactcccacagtgcagttagggagggagttccaggattttgacccagcgatgatgaaggaacggaggtatgtttccaagtcaggatgcggtgtggcttggaggggaacttgcaggtgttcccttgcgcctgctgcccttgtccttctaggtggcagaggtcgcgggttttggggGATGCTGGAGTGCATCTCGTAGCTGGTACACacggcagccacggtgcgccggtggtggagggagtgaatgttgaaggtggtggatgaggtgccaatcaagcgggctgctttgtcctggtgttACCAAAGCATATCTAGTTGGGAAGGAGCAATGACTTCAATACGCTCAGATCAAATTTCCCTGCCTGGTATTATAAAGCGTCAGCCAGTTTATCGTATAAACAGGCTAGGCCTTGATGAACATAGCAGACTGATGAGTTATCATAAGTAGGCATTCATTGCTAAGATTACACAGCATCATTTCAGAACATTCATCAGCCTAATGGTGACAACAAATTGGTAGCCTGTGCTGAAATAAAACCAgataatacttagcaggtcaggcagcatctgtggagagagaaacagagttaacgttttaggtcgatgaccattCGTCAGGACTGGACGATGTCAACGATGAACAGCTTTTAATCGAGCACAGAGCCAGGGGCAGGGGAAAACAAAAGGGGAAGATTTGGGATAGGGTGCAGGGCAGGAGGAGCTGGTAATGTGGCGGTGAGAGGTGGGTTGACCCCAAGGATGCGGACCACCCTGCTGGCCGTGTACCCACAGGAGATTCCCGACCCAAGCCCCAGCCCACACCTCCTCCCACTCCCAGTGGCTCTGGTGCAGCCGTCCTCCTGCTGTCTGAGAAAAATGGAGAGTTCACGCTGAGTTggagatgctgcactgtcggaggggcagtactgagggagcgcagcactgtcggagcggcagtactgagggagcgcagcactgtcggaggggcagtactgagggagtgttgcactggtggaggggtagtactgaggaagtgccgcactgtcggagcggcaatactgagggagtgccgcactgtcggaggggcagtgctgagggaatgttgcactggtggagaggcaatactgagggagtgccgcactgtcggaggggcagtgctgagggagtgccgcactgtcagatttgcagtactgagggagcgctgcactgtcggaggggcagtatttcggattagacgttaaaatgagggcctgtctgctctctcgggcggaCGTAAAATATCCTGtggctactatttcgaagaagagcaggggagttatccccggtgtcatgggccaatatttatccctcaattaacatcacaaaaacagattacctggtcattacctcattgctgcttgtgggttttttgctgtgcgcaaattatctgcCGCATTTACTTCGTTACAACAGttcaaaaagtattttattggctgtaaagcgctttgggacatctggtgctcATGAAAGGCCCTGTATaagtgcatgtctttctttctttcaaatgtaGTCCAAACAAGACTGTTTCCTCATGATACGCAGCCTGTGCAGCAACGCTTGATGTGTCAGTAACGTTACGGTACAATGCTTTCAAAGACAGCTGGTGACTGAATCCCCCatttgcacctgcgaatacagatTTGGTTTCCAGATCTCATCTGTTCAAATGCGAAATGAGGTGCTGTGTAAACATTAGGTTAGGTTACCCCAGCCTAGAGGGCAGAGTTCCAACCTTCAGCCCGGCCTATGTATTGCTTGCGAAACCCATTCCAAAATAACAAGGGAGTCAATCAGCCCAAGCCTAACCCTGGCGCTTCCCAAATCCCACAGTATAAAATGGCACGAGCCAAACACGCGATGGCATCATCGAtataggctcgatgggccgaatggcctactcctatgtccCTAAATGGACAAGTGAGCCGGACCCTGATTTTTATGCCTTGAATTGTTTGACAGTAGAGACAAATGTTTGCAAAGGGCAATAGGTCTCATTGGAGAGACTCGCTTCCAGCACCAGCTCAGCTCAAGGTACCACTGGAGGAACTAAAGATTGATTGTGGCAATGTGCCCCTTTCAACAACGAGCACCAATCAAAACAAACGGCCCAACCTCCGAGGTTCAAGGTGTCGAGCGTCTATATCTCTATTGGCCCTGCAACAAGAGTGCTGTTGAATGATAGaatcttacggcacagaaggaggccattcggcccatcgtgcctgtgccggctctttgaaagaactatctaattagtcccactccctcctgctctttcctcatagccctgcaaataaaaatcaacttttcaagtatacatccaaaTCGGTGGGACCCTTCCCACCTCCGCTGGATAATGGGGTCTGGTGGATAATTGGGATTTATAACATACAGCAACAATGAAACAAAGCGGAGTTCAACACAAATGACATCAAATGATTTTAAACTTGGACTCGGCCGTTGATTAATTGTCAGAGGGGCTTGGGTTTGGCAGGTTGTTCAAACAGGCGTCTTAGATTCTGATGGAGATTCCAGCGTACGGATTTAATAGTTGTATTTTCAaagccctccgtggcctcgcccttcctatctctgtaacctcctccagccccacaaacctcagagatctctgtgctcctctattcTGTCTTATTTTGCATCCCCCGATTTTCATTGCtataccactggtggccgtgccttcagcggcctgggacccaagctctggaattccctgcctaaacctctccgcctctctttcctccgttaagacactcattaaaagctacccctttgaccaagtttttgatcacctgcctcaatataagaatataagaacataagaaataggagcaggagtaggccatagggctcctcgcgtccaccatttaatacgatcaattctgatccgatcatggactcaggtccacttccctgcctgctccccataacctcttattcccttattggttaagaaacttatctctttatgtggcttggtgtcaaatttagtttgaaaaTGCTCCCGTGAAACGCATTGAGACGTTTTTACtacaggaaaggtgctatataaatgatagTTGTTGTTGGCCTGACTTCCCAGTTGCTTGGCGTCACATAgaaccatatttaaggaaggatatacttgcattggaggctgttcagagaaggttcacttggttgattccggagatgagggggttgacttatgaggataggttcagtaggttgggcctatacacattgtaattcagaagaatgagaggtgatcttattgaaacttataagagaatgagggggctcgacaaggtggatgcagagaggatatttccacataggggaaactaaaactaggcggggggcatagtctcataataaggggccggccatttaaaactgagatgaggagaaatttcttctctcagagggttgtaaatctatggaattctctgccccagagagctgtggaggctgggtcattgaatatatttaaggcggagatagacagatttttgagcgataagggaataaagggttatggagagcgggcagggaagtggagctgtgtcagattccctagctttagtttcccctatgtggaaatattctctctgcatccaccttgttgagctccctcattctcttataaatttcaataagatcacctctcattcttctgaattgtgtataggcccaatctactcattagtcaaccccctcatctccaaaatcaaccaagtgaaccttctctgaacagcctccaatgcaaatatatcggatcagccatgatctcattgaatggcggagcaggctcgagggccaaatggcctactcctgctcctaattcttatgttcttatattcttacatcagataagaacataagaaataggagcaggagtaggccttgtggcccctcgagcctgctccgccgttcaatgagatcatggctgttctgagatGAGATGGTGAGTGGTATAAAAGTCAGGTATGTTGACTATTTGTCCCCATCATCCCTGCGTTTCATAACCTCACTGAAGGACTTTGCACTCCAGTGTCTGCGGCAACTCTTAAGTAATAGGATCTTTAGCACTTCAATTAACAGTCAAGAGAGATTAGATTTTCCGACCAGAAATAGAAATTGCTGGAATGACACAACAGGTCTGTCATGATGTGAAAAGAGCAGAATGTTGTGTGCGAAGACCCTTGGTAAGGTTAGAGAGCTccttcaaacttaaaaaaaatcttggGATGTGGGGATTGCTGGCAGGGTCagaacttattgcccatccctagttgccttggaAACAACTGAGTAGTTTGTATTGGCCACTTCAGATGGGCAATGAAGAGTCATCCAGgttggtgtggggctggagtcacatataggccagactgggcaaggacggcagatttctttccctgaatGACACGAGTGAATCCAGTTGGGGTTTTAAACCACAATccgacaacttcatggtcacttttatccacaattatttaaaaaaaaaataaattcaaattctcaaattgtcgtggtaggatttgaactgtcATTCTCTGTCATTTTTGGTCCCAGCCTCCAGATTACGAACCCAGTATCATAACTGCTACCCCCACGATCCGACAGAGGAGGAAGGTAAGAACAGGATTTGGCTATTGTTCTGTTTTCCCATtgaattgtcagctgtggctcagcctctgagtcagaagggtgtgggttcaagtcccactccagagacctgagcataaaaatctaggctgacactccagcgtagtgctgagggagtgctgcactgtcagaggtgccgtcttttggataagacgttgaaccgaggccccgtcttgtcccctcaggtggatgtacacGATCCCATGCTGCTGCTTCAAAGAGttcgcaggggagttctccccagtgttctgggccAACATTTAGCTCTCAATGGACactattaaaaacagattatctggtcattatcatagtgctgtttgtgggagcttgctctgtaaaaattgactgctgcgtttcctacattacaacagtgactacacttcaaaagtacggtttggggatgtcctgaggtggtgaaaagcgctatataaatgcaagtcctactTTCTTTCGATAAAAGCCAAATCATCTTCCTTATTCTGAAGGAGGATCTCCACCCGAGACATTAATCTCTCTTTACTCTTCAGCAACGCTGCCGGATTTCTACTGAGCACCTGCAGCATTTTCTGGGTCCtattcttctccccccaccccgtcctcCCTTTTTTAAAATTATTGTGCGTGAATATTTACTATGTTTGGAAATTTGCACCAAAGAATACAGGATTTCTACCAGCCCATCTACTTTCCAGCAGAAAGCATATGTGTGACAACTAATGTTATATCTGACCAACCAAGAGTGGGGACATTGACCTAATATTGCCAAATAGTTCAATCAATAGTTACACAAAGTGGCATTTACCTGGAAAGGAAAAGAATATTAAATTGGAAGGTAACATttgtcccccccccaaaaaaaattttaaaaatagttTTTCCAAACATGTCAACCACTTAGATGTGATGTCATTGATGACAGAGTAACCTAGTGCAAAAGAagaagaaatttaaaaaaattcatgcatttTACATTTGCTTCTCTTCTGCAATGCTCTTCTTCCGCTAAGGCTTTAttgttaagactgtgacccctccccaccccccgccccccccacccgcccctcccccctcacctcaaGGGAAAAGTGCAGAACGCACAGAGTCCTGTGTCAGCTCAAACGTGGCTCTCATAAATAACTCGGGGGGTTTTCCCGATGGCTGCTGGCGCAGCGGAGGGGCTGTTTTCCACCAAGACTGCCGTGACGTGGTTGGCCTGGTCAGTCACGGTTGGCACAACCTCGCCGGCCTCCTCCGGGGCCGCCGGCCCGGCTTCAGAGTTCTTTTCGAGCTCCGTCGGCTCGGCCTCCGCCTCCTGGGCCTCCAGCTCCGGCTGGTGGCTGCCATTTTGCTGGCACTGACTCTCGAGGTTCTCCTCACTAGTCAAGGGGTGGACCGACACCTTAATTGCAATGTGCTGGGGCTGCTCGTGCAAAGACGACTCGTCTGAATCCCCCGCCGACGAATTACTGCGCTTCAAAGAATTTGGTATGGTGTACACTTCATCCTGGGCCTCCTGGCTCATTGGCCCAGCTCCGACATACATATGGCTtggctcctccaggcccacaacctCCATGATTTCCTCCACAAACGTCTTGCAGGTCATGATGAGAGGGGGGAGAGGAACGCTGCGCGCAAGCTCCTCGATGTAACGGGCAAACTCCATCGTCTTAAACTGGGTGACTTTCGCCAGCTCCAGCGTTTTGGCCGAGGTGATGATCGGGATCCGCTTGGCAATCTCGAAGGCCTTTTGCAGCTTCTCCGCTCCCTCGGTCCGGAAGAACTCGTTGATGGCTTTCTCGGTCTTCTTGAGGTGGCTGCTCATCATGCACAGCCGGGTGATGTTCAGGATCATCACGATGGTGAAGGCGACAAGGCAAACAATCATGTAGTAAATGCCCATGT
Coding sequences within it:
- the mfap3l gene encoding microfibrillar-associated protein 3-like; translation: MLAPFSLHWCSLLLTSGCWLCALAQDINGTTANGTEPMAGWVPFVMSRVDHIIVKEGVSVTIDCNVSGSPVPHIQWYNSNGRLLDQEGDKCWIADSGLLNITMVTFGDRGKYTCVAANPHGSVNYTVTLRVIFTSGDMGIYYMIVCLVAFTIVMILNITRLCMMSSHLKKTEKAINEFFRTEGAEKLQKAFEIAKRIPIITSAKTLELAKVTQFKTMEFARYIEELARSVPLPPLIMTCKTFVEEIMEVVGLEEPSHMYVGAGPMSQEAQDEVYTIPNSLKRSNSSAGDSDESSLHEQPQHIAIKVSVHPLTSEENLESQCQQNGSHQPELEAQEAEAEPTELEKNSEAGPAAPEEAGEVVPTVTDQANHVTAVLVENSPSAAPAAIGKTPRVIYESHV